Proteins from a genomic interval of Luteibacter pinisoli:
- a CDS encoding DUF2147 domain-containing protein, with protein sequence MKHLIRTAAALAFATAALPALAATDTPVGKWKTIDDKTHEVKSIVEITDHNGLLEGKVLEVLKSDEGPHPLCKECDGDRKNKPIEGMTIMWGLKKDGDQWSGGQILDPAKGKIYKVTLKLEDGGKKLDVHGYIGFSLIGRSQEWVRAE encoded by the coding sequence ATGAAGCACCTGATCCGCACCGCCGCCGCCCTCGCCTTCGCGACCGCCGCCCTCCCCGCCCTTGCCGCCACCGATACCCCGGTGGGCAAGTGGAAGACCATCGACGACAAGACCCACGAGGTGAAGTCCATCGTCGAGATCACCGATCACAACGGCCTGCTCGAGGGCAAGGTGCTCGAGGTGCTGAAGTCCGACGAGGGCCCGCACCCGCTCTGCAAGGAGTGCGATGGCGACCGGAAGAACAAGCCCATCGAAGGCATGACCATCATGTGGGGCCTGAAGAAGGACGGCGACCAGTGGTCCGGCGGCCAGATCCTCGACCCGGCCAAGGGCAAGATCTACAAGGTCACCCTGAAGCTGGAAGACGGCGGCAAGAAGCTCGACGTCCATGGCTACATCGGCTTCTCGCTGATCGGTCGCAGCCAGGAATGGGTCCGCGCCGAATAA
- a CDS encoding acyltransferase family protein: protein MNDGQRNNFDALRLIGAFLVLISHQFALSGRLEPNVVGDHSFGNLGVLIFFSISGYLVTASWLKDPHILRFTARRALRMAPALCVSIPLSLAVIAALGLTGFPQNPRHLTNGSLWTIPYEVYCYGLLLVAGVATRRPSIVLAVGILGYFVVSGLQSGGAFLAYFGLFFAAGSLLRAYPYLRTTLPTLVFFVTGFALIHMGQTKFGLAFVVPSLTIAIGVRSWPGLRDISKIGDLSYGIYIYAWPVQQIGVALLGRQTPYLALLAVTVPVTVALAAVSWHLVEKNALRFKPRQRWEARSAANPQTNLRVE, encoded by the coding sequence TTGAACGATGGGCAGCGCAACAACTTCGATGCGTTGCGATTGATCGGCGCCTTCCTGGTGCTGATCAGCCATCAGTTCGCGCTGTCCGGACGCCTCGAACCCAACGTCGTCGGGGATCATTCGTTCGGCAACCTTGGCGTGCTCATCTTCTTTTCGATCAGCGGCTATCTGGTCACGGCCAGCTGGCTGAAAGACCCGCATATCCTGCGCTTTACCGCCCGTCGCGCCCTGCGCATGGCGCCGGCCCTTTGCGTGTCCATCCCGCTATCCCTGGCCGTCATCGCTGCGCTGGGCCTGACGGGATTCCCTCAGAACCCCAGGCACCTCACCAACGGATCGCTTTGGACCATTCCGTATGAGGTTTACTGTTACGGACTGCTGCTCGTTGCCGGCGTCGCTACGCGGCGCCCTTCCATCGTGTTGGCGGTGGGCATCCTTGGCTATTTCGTGGTTTCAGGCCTGCAGTCAGGCGGAGCGTTCCTGGCGTATTTCGGATTGTTCTTCGCCGCAGGAAGCCTCCTGAGAGCGTACCCGTATCTCCGCACAACCCTGCCGACACTCGTGTTTTTCGTTACGGGCTTCGCGCTCATACACATGGGTCAAACCAAGTTCGGGCTCGCATTCGTCGTTCCATCACTGACCATCGCGATCGGCGTGCGGTCGTGGCCTGGGCTGCGGGACATCTCGAAGATCGGCGACCTCTCCTACGGCATCTACATCTACGCCTGGCCCGTGCAGCAGATAGGGGTGGCCCTGCTGGGGCGGCAGACGCCATACCTTGCATTACTGGCCGTCACCGTTCCGGTGACCGTCGCCCTGGCGGCCGTCTCCTGGCATCTCGTCGAAAAGAACGCCCTGCGCTTCAAGCCGCGGCAGCGATGGGAGGCCAGGTCGGCCGCGAACCCGCAGACCAATCTCCGGGTTGAGTGA
- a CDS encoding SulP family inorganic anion transporter codes for MRNYFSQGLFGRDLLGSVVVFLVALPLCMGIAIASGLPPSAGLITGIVGGLVVGAIAGSPLQVSGPAAGLAVLVFELVREHGVLALGPVVLLAGLIQVVAGLCKVGVWFRMTSPAVVAGMLSGIGILIVASQSHVLMDAIPMARGLENFAALPGAAFEAVTGAGEGQGVTALLIGLGTIAIMLGWEKLRPAKLRFVPGALLAVVAMTLTAQLGALDVKRVDVPANLFSAVSLPSMGSLFGLFDSSLLIAAATFAFIASAETLLSAAAVDRMHDGVRTNYDRELTAQGVGNMICGFLGALPMTGVIVRSAANVQAGSATRMATILHGGWLLAFVMLLPWLMRMTPVSCLAGILVFTGVKMVNPKQIKDLAAYGKGTAAVYVATTVAIVATDLLTGVIVGFGLSLFRLALLSSKLTMDVKHHDEPGHATLHLEGSATFLKVPTMARTLALVPPNTRLNVAMDRLQHVDQASLELLREWSRNASKRGCELVVDWHELGRRVEGNRQAA; via the coding sequence ATGCGTAACTATTTCTCGCAGGGCCTGTTTGGCCGCGACCTCCTCGGCTCGGTGGTCGTTTTTCTTGTCGCACTGCCGTTATGCATGGGTATCGCCATTGCATCAGGCCTGCCACCCAGCGCAGGCCTGATCACCGGCATCGTGGGTGGCCTCGTCGTGGGCGCCATCGCCGGCTCGCCGCTGCAGGTCAGCGGGCCGGCGGCGGGCCTCGCCGTGCTGGTCTTCGAGCTGGTGCGCGAGCACGGCGTGCTGGCCCTCGGGCCGGTGGTGCTGCTTGCTGGCCTGATCCAGGTGGTGGCCGGCCTGTGCAAGGTGGGCGTGTGGTTCCGCATGACCTCGCCGGCGGTCGTGGCGGGCATGCTGTCGGGCATCGGCATCCTTATCGTCGCCTCGCAGTCGCACGTGCTGATGGATGCCATCCCCATGGCCCGCGGCCTGGAGAACTTCGCTGCACTTCCCGGGGCCGCGTTTGAAGCGGTGACCGGTGCGGGTGAAGGGCAGGGCGTGACGGCGCTGCTGATCGGCCTGGGCACCATCGCCATCATGCTCGGGTGGGAGAAGCTTCGCCCGGCGAAGCTGCGCTTTGTCCCGGGCGCCCTGCTGGCCGTGGTGGCGATGACCCTCACCGCGCAGCTCGGCGCGCTCGACGTCAAGCGCGTGGATGTGCCCGCCAACCTGTTCTCGGCGGTGAGCCTGCCGAGCATGGGCAGCCTGTTCGGCCTGTTCGACAGCAGCCTGCTGATCGCCGCGGCCACTTTCGCCTTCATCGCCAGTGCGGAAACGCTGCTGTCGGCGGCGGCGGTGGATCGCATGCACGACGGCGTCCGCACCAACTACGACCGTGAGCTGACGGCGCAGGGCGTGGGCAACATGATCTGCGGCTTCCTCGGCGCGCTGCCGATGACGGGCGTGATCGTGCGTAGCGCGGCCAACGTGCAGGCGGGCTCCGCCACGCGCATGGCGACCATCCTGCATGGTGGCTGGCTGCTTGCCTTCGTGATGCTGCTGCCGTGGCTGATGCGCATGACCCCGGTCTCGTGCCTCGCGGGCATCCTGGTGTTTACCGGCGTGAAGATGGTGAACCCGAAGCAGATCAAGGATCTGGCCGCTTACGGCAAGGGCACCGCGGCCGTGTATGTCGCCACCACCGTGGCCATCGTCGCCACCGACCTGCTCACGGGTGTGATCGTCGGCTTCGGCCTGTCGCTGTTCCGCCTGGCCCTGCTGTCGTCGAAGCTGACGATGGACGTCAAGCACCACGACGAACCCGGCCACGCCACGCTGCACCTCGAGGGTTCGGCAACGTTCCTGAAGGTGCCGACCATGGCGCGTACGCTCGCCCTTGTGCCGCCGAATACGCGTTTGAACGTGGCCATGGATCGCCTGCAGCACGTGGACCAGGCATCGCTGGAACTGCTGCGCGAATGGAGCAGGAATGCGTCGAAGCGAGGGTGCGAACTGGTCGTCGACTGGCACGAGCTCGGCCGCCGCGTGGAAGGCAACCGCCAGGCCGCTTAG
- a CDS encoding carbonic anhydrase, with amino-acid sequence MDRLIQGFDQFRREMTAEQREDFLRLATGQTPHTMFITCADSRIMPELIFNTRPGDLFVYRNVGNIVPPYAQHVSGVVAAIEYAVTALKVQHIVICGHSDCGAMKALQNPAALKGKPSVEQWLKHADVARYVVAENRPTILGEEGLRYLTEENVVGQLEHLRTLPAVAAAMANGSVRIHGWIYDIAKTEITAFDPLEGRFRPLATDPADVRDATPHARFSTPLAVASAA; translated from the coding sequence ATGGACCGTCTTATCCAGGGCTTCGACCAGTTCCGTCGTGAAATGACCGCCGAGCAGCGCGAAGACTTCCTGCGCCTGGCTACCGGCCAGACGCCGCACACCATGTTCATCACCTGCGCCGACTCGCGCATCATGCCGGAGCTGATCTTCAACACCCGGCCGGGCGACCTGTTCGTCTACCGCAACGTCGGCAACATCGTGCCGCCGTATGCGCAGCATGTCAGCGGCGTCGTCGCCGCCATCGAGTACGCCGTCACCGCGCTGAAGGTGCAGCACATCGTCATCTGCGGCCATTCCGACTGCGGTGCCATGAAGGCACTGCAGAACCCGGCGGCGCTCAAGGGCAAACCCTCGGTGGAGCAGTGGCTGAAACACGCCGATGTCGCGCGCTATGTCGTGGCCGAAAACCGCCCGACCATCCTGGGCGAAGAAGGCCTGCGTTACCTCACTGAAGAAAACGTCGTGGGCCAGCTGGAGCACCTGCGCACCCTGCCTGCCGTGGCCGCCGCCATGGCCAACGGCAGCGTGCGTATCCACGGCTGGATCTACGACATCGCGAAGACGGAGATCACCGCCTTCGATCCGCTGGAAGGCCGTTTCCGTCCGCTCGCGACGGACCCGGCCGACGTTCGCGACGCCACCCCGCACGCCCGGTTCTCGACGCCGCTGGCGGTGGCCTCGGCCGCTTAA
- a CDS encoding HIT domain-containing protein has translation MSAAFELDARLAGDTLVVGDLPLCRVLLMRDSRFAWLVLVPRQTGLAEVADLAEADRAALWREVDQAGAALRAVAPCDKLNIGALGNIVRQLHVHVVARVEGDAAWPGPVWGSGKAEPHANPEPLVEQLRQALFP, from the coding sequence GTGAGCGCGGCGTTCGAACTGGATGCGCGGCTTGCCGGCGACACGCTCGTCGTCGGCGACCTGCCGCTGTGCCGGGTGCTGCTGATGCGTGACAGCCGCTTCGCGTGGCTGGTGCTGGTGCCGCGCCAGACGGGACTCGCCGAGGTGGCCGATCTCGCTGAGGCGGACCGCGCGGCGTTGTGGCGCGAGGTGGACCAGGCCGGTGCGGCGCTACGCGCCGTGGCCCCGTGCGACAAGCTCAACATCGGCGCACTGGGCAACATCGTGCGCCAGCTGCATGTGCATGTCGTGGCCCGCGTGGAAGGCGATGCGGCATGGCCCGGGCCGGTGTGGGGTTCGGGCAAGGCCGAACCGCATGCCAACCCCGAGCCGCTTGTGGAACAGCTACGCCAGGCGCTTTTCCCGTGA
- a CDS encoding dienelactone hydrolase family protein, which translates to MGRTLILDTSRPHESMDAYLAEPTGTPKGGVVVIQEIFGVNAHIRSVADRFAAEGYVALAPALFDPVEKGVETGYDQEGMTRGVKMVAELGLLRPQQDVGLAAAYLADTYKVKVGTVGYCWGGTVAFLAALRLGLPSSSYYGSRDVPFLSEPAKANVIFHFGERDHSIPPEMVEKHRELKPEMDTWVYPADHGFNCDVRASYDEPSAKLAWERTLAFFARELA; encoded by the coding sequence ATGGGTCGCACCCTGATCCTCGATACATCCCGCCCGCACGAAAGCATGGACGCCTACCTGGCCGAGCCCACGGGAACGCCGAAGGGCGGCGTGGTGGTGATCCAGGAGATTTTTGGCGTCAATGCGCACATCCGCAGCGTGGCTGACCGATTTGCGGCCGAGGGCTACGTGGCCCTGGCCCCGGCGTTGTTCGACCCGGTCGAAAAGGGCGTGGAGACCGGCTACGACCAGGAAGGCATGACGAGGGGTGTGAAGATGGTCGCGGAGCTGGGCCTCCTGCGTCCGCAGCAGGACGTGGGCCTCGCTGCCGCCTACCTGGCCGACACCTACAAGGTGAAGGTCGGTACCGTCGGTTATTGCTGGGGCGGCACCGTGGCCTTCCTCGCCGCCCTGCGCCTCGGCCTGCCCTCCTCGAGCTACTACGGCTCGCGCGACGTGCCGTTCCTGAGCGAGCCGGCGAAAGCCAACGTGATCTTCCACTTCGGCGAGCGCGATCATTCCATCCCGCCGGAGATGGTCGAGAAGCACCGCGAACTGAAGCCGGAGATGGACACCTGGGTTTACCCCGCCGACCACGGCTTCAACTGCGATGTGCGCGCCAGCTACGACGAGCCCAGCGCCAAGCTGGCCTGGGAGCGCACGCTCGCCTTCTTCGCCCGCGAACTGGCGTGA
- the apbC gene encoding iron-sulfur cluster carrier protein ApbC translates to MSPASETLVRGVLDRVVDPYSGQPLGAAVRAVGVDGDRVSVDIQLGYPAEGYVAQAAADAKAALEAEPGIAQAAVSVTWRVHAHKVQGQLAPMPGVKNIIAVASGKGGVGKSTVSVNLALALAAEGARVGLLDADIYGPSQQRMLGLSGKPVSPDGKSIEPMRAHGLQAMSIGVLIEEDTPMIWRGPMVTQALMQLLNDTRWEELDYLIIDLPPGTGDIQLTLSQKVPVSGAVIVTTPQDIALLDARKALGMFRKVEVPVLGVVENMATHLCSNCGHEEHIFGHGGGARMAEEAGIAFLGELPLDIRIRQQADEGKPTVVAIPDSDLAQRYRAIARSTAAKLSLQARNKAITFPKIVIQNT, encoded by the coding sequence ATGTCCCCAGCCAGCGAAACCCTCGTGCGCGGCGTGCTCGACCGCGTCGTCGACCCCTATTCTGGGCAGCCGCTCGGCGCCGCCGTGCGCGCCGTCGGCGTGGATGGCGACCGCGTCTCGGTCGATATCCAGCTGGGCTACCCGGCCGAGGGCTACGTGGCCCAGGCCGCGGCCGACGCGAAAGCCGCCCTGGAAGCCGAGCCGGGCATCGCCCAGGCCGCCGTATCGGTCACCTGGCGGGTCCATGCCCATAAGGTGCAGGGCCAGCTGGCCCCGATGCCGGGCGTGAAGAACATCATCGCCGTGGCCTCGGGCAAGGGCGGCGTGGGTAAATCCACCGTCTCCGTGAACCTGGCGCTGGCCCTGGCCGCCGAGGGGGCCCGCGTCGGCCTGCTCGATGCCGACATCTACGGCCCCAGCCAGCAGCGCATGCTGGGCCTGTCCGGCAAGCCGGTGTCGCCCGACGGCAAGAGCATCGAGCCGATGCGCGCCCATGGGCTGCAGGCCATGTCCATCGGCGTGCTGATCGAAGAAGACACGCCGATGATCTGGCGCGGCCCGATGGTCACCCAGGCCCTGATGCAGCTGCTCAACGACACCCGCTGGGAAGAGCTCGATTACCTGATCATCGACCTGCCGCCGGGCACGGGCGATATCCAGCTCACCCTGTCGCAGAAGGTGCCGGTATCGGGCGCCGTCATTGTCACCACCCCGCAGGACATCGCCCTGCTGGACGCCCGCAAGGCCCTGGGCATGTTCCGCAAGGTGGAAGTGCCGGTGCTGGGCGTGGTCGAGAACATGGCCACCCACCTGTGCTCGAACTGCGGCCACGAAGAGCACATCTTCGGCCACGGCGGCGGCGCGCGCATGGCCGAAGAGGCCGGGATCGCCTTCCTGGGCGAGCTGCCGCTGGATATCCGCATCCGCCAGCAGGCCGACGAGGGCAAGCCCACCGTGGTCGCCATCCCGGACTCCGACCTGGCCCAGCGCTACCGGGCCATCGCCCGTTCCACGGCCGCGAAGCTGTCGCTGCAGGCCCGGAACAAGGCCATCACGTTCCCGAAGATCGTCATCCAGAACACCTGA
- a CDS encoding RnfABCDGE type electron transport complex subunit B — protein MTPTLADRIDDLLPQTQCEQCGFHGCRPYAEAIALGEATINRCPPGGALGIERLAALLDQPLIPLDTTHGIEKPRTLARVIEADCIGCTKCIQACPVDAILGAAKVMHTVVSDLCTGCELCVPACPVDCITLDPMPLAQADDRAHADAARAHFQRREARLARERAVREQQLAASKVEVGVPAARNAVLEALARAKAKKKDAP, from the coding sequence ATGACGCCAACGCTTGCCGACCGCATCGATGACCTGCTGCCGCAGACGCAATGCGAGCAATGCGGGTTCCATGGCTGCCGCCCGTATGCCGAGGCCATCGCCCTCGGCGAGGCGACGATCAACCGCTGCCCGCCGGGTGGCGCGCTGGGCATCGAGCGGCTGGCCGCCCTGCTCGACCAGCCGCTAATACCGCTGGACACCACGCACGGCATCGAAAAACCGCGCACGCTGGCGCGGGTGATCGAGGCGGATTGCATCGGCTGCACCAAATGCATCCAGGCCTGCCCGGTGGACGCGATCCTCGGCGCGGCGAAGGTGATGCATACGGTCGTGAGCGACCTGTGCACCGGCTGCGAGCTATGCGTGCCGGCCTGCCCGGTGGACTGCATCACGCTCGACCCGATGCCACTGGCCCAGGCCGACGACCGTGCCCATGCCGATGCCGCCCGCGCGCACTTCCAGCGCCGCGAGGCGCGCCTGGCCCGTGAGCGCGCCGTGCGCGAGCAGCAGCTGGCCGCGAGCAAGGTGGAGGTCGGCGTGCCCGCCGCACGCAATGCCGTGCTAGAGGCGCTGGCGCGCGCGAAGGCGAAGAAAAAGGACGCGCCGTGA
- the nth gene encoding endonuclease III, which yields MFSRLRELNPHPKTELEYTTPFELLAAVALSAQSTDVGVNKATRRLFPVANTPKKMLALGLEKLKSYISTIGLYNNKAKNLIAMSQILVDQYGGEVPESREALESLPGVGRKTANVVLNTAFGQPTIAVDTHIFRVANRTGLAPGADVRKVEDKLEKVIPKEFLQDAHHWLILHGRYVCKARKPECPTCAIADLCAYKQKTKATD from the coding sequence ATGTTCAGCCGGTTGCGGGAACTGAATCCGCACCCGAAAACCGAACTTGAATACACCACGCCGTTTGAGCTGCTCGCAGCGGTGGCGCTGTCGGCCCAGTCGACGGACGTGGGCGTGAACAAGGCGACGCGCCGGCTGTTTCCCGTCGCCAATACACCAAAGAAGATGCTGGCACTGGGGCTGGAAAAGCTGAAGAGCTACATCAGCACGATTGGCCTCTATAACAACAAGGCGAAGAACCTCATCGCCATGAGCCAGATCCTCGTCGACCAGTACGGCGGCGAGGTGCCTGAATCACGCGAAGCGCTGGAATCCCTGCCCGGGGTGGGCCGCAAGACGGCCAACGTCGTGCTCAACACCGCGTTCGGCCAGCCCACCATCGCGGTGGATACGCATATCTTCCGCGTCGCCAACCGCACGGGCCTGGCGCCGGGTGCGGACGTGCGCAAGGTGGAAGACAAGCTGGAGAAGGTGATCCCGAAGGAGTTCCTCCAGGACGCGCATCACTGGCTGATCCTGCATGGCCGTTACGTGTGCAAGGCGCGCAAGCCGGAATGCCCGACTTGCGCGATTGCCGATCTCTGCGCTTACAAGCAGAAGACCAAAGCCACCGACTAA
- the metG gene encoding methionine--tRNA ligase — protein sequence MARRILVTNALPYANGPLHLGHMLGYIEADVWARAQRMQGNEVWYVAGEDAHGTPIMLAAEKAGLTPEAYIADIRAGHEADFTEFHFSYDQYHTTHSPENQDIATAIYLKLREGGYIARRDIQQLYDPSRDMFLPDRYIKGTCPVCGTPDQYGDNCENCGATYAPTELLNPYSVMSGATPVLRDSEHYFFELGKFEQLLRDWFAGKFTDGKPTADSSVVAKLAEWIDGGLRDWDISRDAPYFGFPIPDAPGKFFYVWLDAPVGYLASFKALCERTGLQFDDFLGKDSTAEMHHFIGKDIINFHGLFWPAMLHGAGLRVPTALHVNGYLTVNGAKMSKSRGTFIKARTYLDSGLDPEALRYYFATMLGPTPVDVDLDLKSFEERVNSHLVGKWANIASRTAGFVHTHFAGTLADRFDDEASALWRDLLAQYEGIEALYENDEYAEVTRRFVAMSDAVNGYIAAKAPWVIAKDETRREELQQVCTFALNAFRLLSGLLKPIIPVTVAAAEQFLGAPIATFADARRELFGHTVNAFSPLFGRLDPKKIEAMVDASKESLSPAEQAREAAKADVKKAKPKEAPKAMTDTATSTDTAATISIDDFAKLDLRIGKVLACEFVEGSDKLLRFELDAGTLGKRQIFSGIRAAYGEPETLVGRNVVFIANLAPRKMRFGLSEGMILSAGDGGADLFLLDADQGAAPGATVR from the coding sequence ATGGCCCGCCGCATACTCGTCACCAACGCCCTCCCCTACGCCAACGGCCCCCTGCACCTGGGCCACATGCTCGGCTATATCGAAGCCGACGTCTGGGCGCGCGCGCAGCGCATGCAGGGCAACGAGGTGTGGTACGTGGCCGGCGAAGACGCCCACGGCACGCCGATCATGCTGGCCGCCGAGAAAGCCGGCCTCACCCCCGAGGCCTACATCGCGGATATCCGCGCTGGCCACGAGGCGGACTTCACCGAGTTCCACTTCAGCTACGACCAGTACCACACCACGCATTCGCCGGAGAACCAGGACATCGCCACGGCGATCTACCTGAAGTTACGCGAAGGCGGCTATATCGCCCGCCGCGATATCCAGCAGCTGTATGACCCCTCGCGCGACATGTTCCTGCCGGACCGCTACATCAAGGGCACCTGCCCGGTGTGCGGCACGCCGGACCAGTACGGCGACAACTGCGAGAACTGCGGCGCCACCTACGCGCCCACCGAACTGCTCAACCCGTATTCGGTGATGTCCGGCGCCACGCCGGTCCTTCGCGATTCCGAGCATTACTTCTTCGAGCTGGGCAAGTTCGAGCAGCTGCTGCGCGACTGGTTCGCCGGCAAGTTCACCGACGGCAAGCCGACGGCCGACAGCAGCGTGGTCGCCAAGCTCGCGGAGTGGATCGACGGTGGCCTGCGCGACTGGGACATCTCCCGCGACGCGCCCTACTTCGGCTTCCCGATCCCGGACGCGCCGGGCAAGTTCTTCTACGTGTGGCTGGACGCGCCCGTCGGCTACCTCGCCTCGTTCAAGGCCCTGTGCGAGCGCACGGGCCTGCAGTTCGATGATTTCCTCGGCAAGGACAGCACCGCCGAGATGCACCATTTCATCGGCAAGGACATCATCAATTTCCACGGCCTGTTCTGGCCGGCCATGCTGCACGGCGCGGGCCTGCGCGTGCCGACGGCGCTGCACGTGAACGGCTACCTGACGGTGAACGGCGCGAAGATGTCGAAGTCGCGCGGCACCTTCATCAAGGCCCGCACGTACCTGGACTCGGGCCTGGACCCGGAAGCGCTGCGCTACTACTTCGCCACCATGCTCGGCCCCACCCCGGTGGACGTGGACCTGGACCTGAAGTCGTTCGAGGAGCGGGTGAACTCGCACCTGGTCGGCAAGTGGGCGAACATCGCCAGCCGCACCGCCGGCTTCGTCCACACCCACTTCGCCGGCACCCTGGCCGATCGCTTCGACGACGAGGCCAGCGCCCTGTGGCGCGACCTGCTGGCCCAGTACGAGGGCATCGAAGCCCTGTACGAAAACGATGAGTACGCCGAGGTCACCCGCCGCTTCGTGGCGATGTCCGATGCGGTGAACGGCTACATCGCGGCGAAGGCGCCGTGGGTCATCGCCAAGGACGAAACGCGCCGCGAGGAGCTGCAGCAAGTCTGCACGTTCGCGCTGAATGCGTTCCGCCTGCTTTCGGGCCTGCTCAAGCCGATCATCCCGGTGACGGTCGCCGCCGCCGAGCAGTTCCTTGGCGCGCCGATCGCCACGTTTGCCGATGCGCGCCGCGAACTGTTCGGCCACACCGTAAACGCCTTCTCGCCGCTGTTCGGCCGCCTCGATCCGAAGAAGATCGAGGCCATGGTCGACGCCTCGAAAGAATCCCTTAGTCCCGCTGAGCAGGCCCGCGAGGCCGCCAAGGCGGACGTCAAGAAAGCCAAGCCCAAAGAAGCACCGAAAGCCATGACCGATACCGCGACCAGCACCGACACCGCCGCCACCATCTCCATCGACGACTTTGCGAAGCTCGACCTGCGCATTGGCAAGGTGCTCGCCTGTGAGTTCGTCGAGGGCTCGGACAAGCTGCTGCGCTTCGAGCTGGACGCCGGCACGCTGGGCAAGCGCCAGATCTTCTCGGGCATCCGCGCCGCATACGGCGAGCCGGAGACGCTGGTGGGCCGCAACGTGGTGTTCATCGCCAACCTCGCTCCGCGCAAGATGCGCTTCGGCCTGTCCGAGGGCATGATCCTCTCCGCCGGCGACGGTGGTGCGGACCTGTTCCTGCTCGACGCCGACCAGGGCGCGGCGCCGGGCGCCACCGTCCGCTAA
- the dcd gene encoding dCTP deaminase yields the protein MSIKSDKWIRRMAEQHGMIEPYEPGQVRERDGHRLVSYGTSSYGYDVRCADEFKVFTNINSTIVDPKAFDKGSFVDIKSDVCIIPPNSFALARTVEYFRIPRNVLTICLGKSTYARCGIIVNVTPLEPEWEGHVTLEFSNTTPLPAKIYANEGVAQMLFLESDEVCEVSYADRGGKYQGQRGVTLPST from the coding sequence GTGAGCATCAAGTCCGACAAGTGGATCCGCCGCATGGCCGAGCAGCACGGCATGATCGAGCCGTATGAGCCGGGCCAGGTCAGGGAGCGCGACGGCCACCGCCTGGTGTCGTACGGCACGTCCAGCTATGGCTACGACGTTCGCTGCGCCGACGAGTTCAAGGTGTTCACCAACATCAACTCCACCATCGTCGACCCCAAGGCCTTCGACAAGGGCAGCTTCGTCGACATCAAGTCGGACGTGTGCATCATCCCGCCCAATTCGTTCGCGCTGGCCCGCACGGTCGAGTACTTCCGCATCCCGCGCAACGTGCTCACCATCTGCCTGGGCAAGAGCACCTATGCCCGCTGCGGCATCATCGTGAACGTGACCCCGCTCGAGCCGGAGTGGGAAGGCCACGTCACGCTGGAGTTCTCGAACACCACGCCGCTGCCCGCAAAAATCTACGCCAACGAAGGCGTGGCGCAGATGCTTTTCCTCGAATCCGACGAGGTTTGCGAAGTGTCCTACGCCGATCGCGGTGGCAAGTACCAGGGCCAGCGCGGCGTCACCCTGCCGAGCACCTGA